In Ovis canadensis isolate MfBH-ARS-UI-01 breed Bighorn chromosome 3, ARS-UI_OviCan_v2, whole genome shotgun sequence, one DNA window encodes the following:
- the H1-0 gene encoding histone H1.0: MTENSTSTPAAKPKRAKASKKSTDHPKYSDMIVAAIQAEKNRAGSSRQSIQKYIKSHYKVGENADSQIKLSIKRLVTTGVLKQTKGVGASGSFRLAKSDEPKRSVAFKKTKKEVKKVATPKKAAKPKKAASKTPSKKPKATPVKKAKKKPAATPKKTKKPKTVKAKPVKASKPKKTKPVKPKAKSSAKRTGKKK, translated from the coding sequence ATGACCGAGAACTCCACGTCCACCCCTGCGGCCAAGCCCAAGCGGGCCAAGGCATCCAAGAAGTCCACAGACCACCCCAAGTATTCAGACATGATCGTGGCTGCCATCCAAGCAGAGAAGAACCGCGCTGGTTCCTCGCGCCAGTCCATCCAGAAGTACATCAAGAGCCACTACAAGGTGGGTGAGAATGCGGACTCCCAGATCAAGTTGTCCATCAAGCGCTTGGTCACCACTGGAGTCCTCAAGCAGACCAAAGGGGTGGGTGCCTCGGGGTCTTTCCGCCTGGCCAAGAGCGACGAGCCCAAAAGGTCCGTGGCCTTCAAGAAGAcgaagaaggaagtcaagaaggTGGCCACGCCAAAGAAGGCAGCCAAGCCCAAGAAGGCTGCCTCCAAAACCCCAAGCAAGAAGCCCAAAGCCACCCCAGTCAAGAAGGCCAAGAAGAAGCCTGCTGCCACGCCcaagaaaaccaaaaaacctaAGACTGTCAAAGCCAAGCCAGTCAAGGCATCCAAGCCTAAGAAGACCAAACCAGTGAAGCCCAAAGCCAAGTCCAGTGCCAAGAGGACCGGCAAGAAGAAGTGA